A single region of the Candidatus Delongbacteria bacterium genome encodes:
- a CDS encoding GxxExxY protein, with amino-acid sequence MIKEEDINTLTHKIIGCAMQVHRILGYGFQEVIYQRSLAIEMRDEGLEFEREKEMKIFYKNIEVGTRRVDFFVEGKIMVELKALEELEDVHKAQAINYCEAYNIADGLLINFGGKSLDFKRVYNKNLIQPKHDFKINTVSEHD; translated from the coding sequence ATGATTAAAGAAGAAGACATTAATACCTTAACTCACAAAATAATTGGCTGTGCAATGCAAGTTCATCGGATTTTGGGTTATGGGTTTCAAGAAGTTATTTATCAGCGTTCACTAGCTATAGAAATGCGTGATGAGGGTTTGGAATTTGAACGAGAAAAAGAAATGAAAATTTTTTACAAAAATATAGAAGTTGGAACTAGAAGAGTTGATTTTTTTGTTGAAGGCAAAATTATGGTAGAACTCAAAGCATTAGAGGAACTTGAAGATGTTCATAAGGCACAAGCCATTAACTATTGCGAAGCATATAATATAGCGGATGGTTTATTGATCAACTTTGGTGGTAAAAGTTTAGATTTTAAAAGAGTTTACAATAAAAATCTAATACAGCCTAAACATGATTTTAAAATAAATACAGTTTCTGAACACGATTAA
- a CDS encoding AAA-like domain-containing protein: MKFFNTAGPVNRPNHYKIDPLNRWSLDEVLTLIDQEKYFILHAPRQTGKTSSLLALQEYLNNEGKYIAIYANFEVGQAARNNIEDGIKSIITEISKRVDDKDLSVKILQIANEQNHNSSLNSVLTLISEVSSKPVVFFIDEIDSLVGDTLISVLRQIRAGYDKRPENFPQSIILCGVRDIKDYRIQTSGQDIITGGSAFNIKAESLRLGNFTKEEIVILYNEHTKETGQKFNDDCFDLIWEYTEGQPWLVNALGYEVTFKMKENRDRSITITREMIETAKNNLVISRATHLDQLSHKLKEDRVRRVLLPLILGTDAKTEDDDREYCYDLGLIKKTPHGIQVANAIYMEILPRELSKENQDNFLSRFSPDWIDENGLIDTDILFSMFQQFWRENSEIWASHIAGYQEAAPHLVFQAYLQRVSNGKGFISREYGLGRKRTDLMLKWKEGKTEQRIVIELKVLSEKDQYDTIKAKALEQTSDYAIKCNATESHILIFDRDEKMDWREKVFIDSGEFNGMKMKIWGM, translated from the coding sequence ATGAAATTTTTCAATACAGCAGGGCCAGTAAACAGACCAAATCATTATAAAATAGACCCATTAAACAGGTGGAGTTTAGATGAAGTTTTAACATTGATCGATCAAGAAAAATATTTTATATTGCATGCACCAAGACAAACTGGCAAGACTAGTTCTTTATTAGCTTTACAAGAATATTTAAATAATGAAGGTAAATATATTGCAATCTATGCAAATTTTGAAGTTGGTCAAGCAGCTAGAAATAATATTGAAGATGGTATAAAATCAATAATCACTGAAATTTCAAAAAGAGTCGATGATAAAGATTTGTCTGTTAAAATTTTGCAAATAGCTAATGAACAAAATCACAATAGCTCTTTAAACTCTGTTTTGACTTTAATTTCTGAAGTTTCTTCTAAACCTGTAGTTTTTTTCATTGATGAGATAGATTCATTAGTTGGTGACACTTTGATTTCTGTTTTAAGGCAGATAAGAGCTGGATATGACAAACGTCCAGAAAATTTCCCTCAAAGCATAATTCTCTGCGGTGTTCGTGATATAAAGGATTATCGTATACAGACAAGTGGTCAGGACATAATTACTGGTGGTAGTGCTTTTAATATAAAAGCAGAATCATTAAGACTTGGTAATTTTACAAAAGAAGAAATCGTAATATTATACAATGAACATACAAAGGAAACAGGACAAAAATTTAATGACGATTGTTTTGATCTGATTTGGGAATATACCGAAGGTCAACCTTGGCTTGTTAATGCTCTAGGTTATGAAGTTACATTCAAAATGAAAGAAAATCGTGACAGATCCATAACTATTACCAGAGAAATGATCGAAACAGCTAAAAACAATTTGGTTATTTCAAGAGCTACACATTTAGATCAACTATCTCATAAGCTAAAAGAGGATAGAGTTCGAAGGGTTCTACTTCCATTAATTCTAGGAACTGATGCTAAAACCGAAGATGATGATAGAGAATATTGTTATGATTTAGGGTTGATTAAGAAAACACCACATGGAATACAAGTGGCAAACGCTATTTATATGGAAATACTACCAAGGGAACTAAGCAAAGAGAATCAGGATAATTTTCTTTCGAGATTTTCACCTGACTGGATAGATGAAAATGGTCTTATTGACACAGATATTTTATTTTCAATGTTTCAACAATTTTGGCGTGAAAATTCTGAGATTTGGGCAAGCCATATTGCTGGCTATCAAGAAGCTGCACCACACCTTGTTTTTCAGGCATATTTACAAAGAGTTTCAAATGGTAAAGGTTTTATTTCAAGAGAATATGGTCTGGGAAGAAAAAGAACAGATCTTATGTTGAAATGGAAAGAGGGCAAAACCGAGCAACGTATCGTTATTGAATTAAAAGTTTTAAGTGAGAAAGATCAATACGATACAATCAAGGCTAAAGCACTTGAGCAAACTTCTGATTATGCAATAAAATGTAATGCTACAGAATCACATATTTTAATATTCGATAGAGATGAAAAGATGGATTGGCGAGAAAAAGTTTTTATCGATTCGGGAGAATTTAACGGTATGAAAATGAAGATCTGGGGTATGTGA